The window ATGAAAATATCGAGAGTCATGGCTACGGCTTAACAATCAAAAAGGTGGCTGTTGGCTTAAAAACAAAATACAAGGCATAGCTGAAACCTATACCAGCTTTGCTAGATTAGACGCTATTTACAACCGCCTAACAACTGTCAATATTGACAGCTTATATTGCTGGTAAAGCTTCAGGACATATAGAGTTTCGGTATGTTCACCATTTAGGATAAGCTTTCGAACAGTACTAACGACGGTAGGCCCATGAAAGCTTGGCAAGAAATTCAACTTCAAGCGTTACAAACTAGCGATAGTGAACATCAGCTTTTTCAAACCATTGTTTCGTTGGCTGCGGAGTTGGGTTTTGACTACTGTGCCTACGGACTCAGGTTGGCGCTGCCGCTGAGCAATCCGAAGATCGTGAAAAAGAGTAATTATCCAACGGCTTGGCAAGCGCAATATCAGACAAAAAACTATTGTGCGATCGATCCCACCGTCAAACACGCTCTGCGTTCGCCTCTGCCTATCCTGTGGACGGACGGTTTGTTCGCTTCGACGGCGGCGTTTTGGGAGGAAGCGCGTTCGTTCGGATTGCGTTATGGTTGGGCGCAATCCATGCGGGATGTCCCTGGCGCAACCGGCATGCTCTCTTTAGCGCGATCCGATGAGCCGCTTAGCGAAACCGAGCTTACGGCCAAGGCTTTCAAAATGGCTTGGTTGACCCAAAATGCGCATATTGCCTTGTCGCGCAGCGTGTTACCCAAATTGCTGCCGGAAGCGGATACCAAATTATCGAACCGCGAGGTTGCAGTACTACGCTGGACTGCCGATGGCAAGACTTCCGGCGAAATAGCCAGCATCATGAAAATAACAGAGCGGACCGTTAATTTTCATATTAGCAATGCCGCGACGAAATTAAATGCGGCCAACAAAACCTCGGCAGCCGTCAAAGCGGCGATGCTCGGTTTTTTAT of the Methylomonas sp. MK1 genome contains:
- a CDS encoding autoinducer binding domain-containing protein, translated to MKAWQEIQLQALQTSDSEHQLFQTIVSLAAELGFDYCAYGLRLALPLSNPKIVKKSNYPTAWQAQYQTKNYCAIDPTVKHALRSPLPILWTDGLFASTAAFWEEARSFGLRYGWAQSMRDVPGATGMLSLARSDEPLSETELTAKAFKMAWLTQNAHIALSRSVLPKLLPEADTKLSNREVAVLRWTADGKTSGEIASIMKITERTVNFHISNAATKLNAANKTSAAVKAAMLGFL